In Spirochaetota bacterium, the genomic stretch TGCGCCAGATGCTCCGCTCGGAGGTGGCCCTCCTCAGGGAAAGGATCGGGACGCTCGACGCGGAATTGATGGTGCTCCTGCTCCCCAAGGACCCCAATTCCGGAAAAAATGTAATCATGGAAATACGCGCGGGGACCGGCGGCGAGGAGGCGGCGCTGTTCGTCGCGGACCTCTTCCGCATGTACGGCAGGTATATCGACGACAGGAAGTGGAAGCTCGAATTATTCGAATCCAACGCCACGGGTATCGGCGGGTACAAGGAAGTGGTCTTCTCGGTTTCGGGAGCCGAGGCCTACGACTGTTTAAAGTACGAGTCCGGCGTACACCGCGTGCAGCGCATACCGAGCACGGAGTCGGGCGGGAGGATCCACACCTCCGCCGTCACCGTGGCCGTACTTCCCGAGGCCGAGGAGAGCGACGTCGTCATCGACCCCAATGATCTTCGTATCGATGTGTACCGCTCGACCGGCCACGGGGGTCAGTCGGTGAACACCACCGATTCCGCCGTGCGGATCACCCACATTCCCACTAACATGGTGGTGACCTGCCAGGACGAGAAATCCCAGCTTAAAAACAAGACCAAGGCGCTCAAGGTGCTTCGCGCGCGGCTTTTCGAGAGAATGGAACAGGAGCGCCTGGCGAAAGAGGCCCGGGAGAAGCGCTCGCAGGTGGGCTCGGGCGACCGGAGCGAGCGCATCCGCACCTACAACTTCCCGCAGTCGCGCGTCACCGACCACCGCATAGGTCTTACCGTGCATGCGCTCGAGAGCTTTCTGGAGGGGGGACTCGACGCGATGATCGACGCGCTCAGGCGGCACGACATCGAGCAGAAACTGAAGACCGTCACCGGTTGACGGACGGGAACGCCATGACGATCGCCGAGGCCGTCAAAGAGATGACCGTCCGGCTCGAGGCCGCGAACGTCGAGTCGTCCGCTCTCGACGCGGAGGTGCTTCTGGCGCACGCGCTTGGCGTCGGGCGCTACCGTCTCCTGGTCGACGCAGCGGCACCCGTCAATTCCGCCAAATTCAATTCATGCCGCCGCATGGTCGCGCGCCGCTGCGCGGGTGAGCCCGTCGCCTACATCACCGGACGAAAAGAGTTTTATTCGCTTGAATTTCTGGTAACGCCCGACGTACTGATCCCGCGTCCGGAGACCGAGCTCCTTGTGGACATGGCGCTCTACTATGCCGGGCCGGGCGCAAGTCTTCTCGACCTGGGGACCGGTTCCGGTGCGATCGCCGTGGCGGTCCGCAAAAACAGGGAAGACATAAAGGTGGACGCCTCGGACATATCCGCCGCGGCCCTGCGAATCGCTAAATACAACTGCAGGCGAATTATGGGGGCCATGCCTATTGTGTTTCGGGTCGGCGATCTTTTTTCCCCGTTCGAAGGGAGGCGGTTCGACATCATCGCCTCCAATCCCCCCTACGTTGACCCTGCGCTTAAGCCCGTGCTTAAGCGCGAAATCGGATTCGAACCAGAACATGCGCTTTTCGCCGACGATCACGGGCGCGCCGTTTTACGGAGAATCATCAGTTCGGCCGAATCATACCTCCGCCCCGGCGGCATCGTGCTGCTCGAGATAGGGCACGATATGCGCGACTTTTTACTCGAAGCGGGGGCGCGGGCGGGTTATGCCGTTTCCGTGCTCAACGATCTGGCCGGGCGACCCAGGGTTGCGCTTCTTAAAAGATAAAAATAACGAACGACCTCCAAAAAAAGAATTGAAAAATCCGAATGAAAATGTATATTCACTCCCGTTTTGTGTAAAAAAACGGACTTGATGTGCGGTTGCGATTCCAGTGCCCGTATCCGCCGCGCAGGCGCGAAAGGGCCGGCTGATGGTTTAGTATTTTGCGTCGTCACTGACATCTCCCTCATCGGGCGTGGAATTAAAATATTAAACGGGACAGACGGCATTAATCGACGCGCGTCGGGTGTCTGCAGGATTTTTCCATAACGCGGGGTTCGTATCGTTAATGATAAATGTGAAAGATGAGTACCTGCACGAAGGGAAAAAGATCGCCGGCTGGGCGGAGTCGTACACCATAAACTTCGCCGACAGGAAGAACAGGCTGTTCGGTTTCGCCGATATCAATTATTTTCCCGCGTCGCACGAGGCCGAATTCTCCTGGTCGGTTTTTTACAACGATGTACTTCATACCTACTCCAACTTGGTGGACTTCCGGCCCGCGGAGGCCACCCGTGTCCTGACCGACCGGCGCTTCACCTACAGGATGGTAAGGCCGCCGGAGAAATTCGAATTTAAGCTCAAAGGCGACTCGATAGCGATCGACCTCGCGGTGACGGGAGCATACCCGGCATACGTCTTCCCCGCCGCGATGGCCGAGGAATCCAGGTCGGCCGGCCGAGAGCGTGAGATCCAGTTGTGGGACCAGTACGAGCAGCGCTGCAAAATTACGGGCACGATCTCGATTCTCCGGGGTGAAAAGAAAGGGCAGTCAAAGCGCTTTGAATGCCCCGGCATGCGCAAGCATTTGTGGGGCGAGCGCTTCTCGGACCGACTGCAGTGTTACAGCTGGGTGACGGTCCAGTTCAGGGACATGAGCAAGAACCTCACCTACTTCGAGGTGGGTTCCGTCCCATATTCGCAGGGCTTTATTTCGCGCAGGAGCGGAAATATCCCCATAATGAACGTGGAGCTCGAGCTCCTCGCCTTCAGCCGCGAGAAAAAAACCCTGCTGTCCGGTGAGTTCTCGTATCGGGATGCCCAGGACGACCGCGACCTGATCGTTTCCCGGCGCCTCCATTCGGTCGATATGCCGCTTCCCCGCAGCAAGCGGAGCAGGTACGTGCGTTTTCGTGCATTCTCCGAGTTCACCGTAATCGGGACCGGCAAAAAGGGGATCGGGATGGAAGAGCATCTCATCTCGCTGGAACGGCTAAAGACCCTGGATTGATGAGCGCATATGTCACTTATTTCGTCACGACTCCGGAATATCGCCGTTTTCATCTACGTACTGCTTTTTCTGCTCGCGCTTAACCTCTATTTCAACATGAATTATTCCTGGGAGGGGATAACCCTCATCGTACGGATATACATCTACATCTTTTCCTTCTATCTGGTGTTCACCTTTTCCTCAATCAATATCGACCTGTTCGAAACCATGTACAGGGAGCGTTTCGGCCCGCCCGGCGAGCAAATACTCTTCCTGGAGGCGCGTGTTGTTCCCCTGCTCGTTATATATCTCATTATAATTGTTTTCACCCTTATCGCGGGAGTTAACCGCCCCGAGTGGCCATGGGCGCCCGTTATCGAGGTGCTCAACGGGCGCTATTCCAACCTCGTGGTCTATTCGCTTTTTCTCCTTTTCGTCCTCAAGCTGCGCCGGGACCCTTTTACGACGATACCGCTGTTTCTCGGCATGTGCGTGCTCTACTTCTATCTCGATATGGCGGTCGACTCCTTCGCGACGGGCGGCGCGATCGTTCATATATTGATGATCGGCAAGTTCATTATTTTCTTTTTTTTCCTGTTCGTGGAGTTCTTCACGCGGCGCAATCCGCTGAAGCTTCTCGCCACGGCCGTGCTCATCAGCGTGGTCGCCTACCTTCTTTCCCTGGCGTCCTACCGGCTCATTTTTGCCACATCGCAGGATCTCTCGTATCAGAAGCGGGAGTCGGGCCTGCAGCTACTCAGGCTGGGATTCACGTCCCCGCTTCCCGATCTCAAGAAGCAGGTCATGCAGAATCCCGATCAGGAGTTTTTTCGGACGCTCCTCCTCTTCGCCAGGGAATACCGGGTCGACATGGATTTCAGCAAGGAAGAATGGGAGAGCCTGCTCTTTTCGGGGTCCGCCGGGATGGCCGATCTTATCTCCGAACATGTAATGAATAAAAACCTGCAGCTTTCATACGAACGGCTGCTCGCTTTCGCACTCGAAAAATCCGGCCGGAGCGAATCGGGGCTGCAAAACGCCACGAGTTTTACCAGGTTGGCCGCGCGCTATATTCCCGGAAACGAAAACGATTTTAAATTGAAAATACTGAACTCCGGCAAAGAGTTCGCGCGATGGGGGCTTTCCGCGCTCGGTGAGATCGCCGACGTGGAAAACGTTCCTTTCCTCGTGGAATACCTCGCCAGCACCGATTCCGCACTCGCCGAGACCGCGTATACATCCCTCTATAAAATTACGCGCCTGGACCCGCGGAGCAGCCTCAACAGGCGGATAAATGATCCCGAGGTGATGGCCGCGTTCAGGGATTACCACAGGCAAAATCGCAAAGCGCGCTGACCGGACACCGGGTGCACAGCGGCCCACGGGCCTTGCAGGTCACGCGCCCGTGGGTAATAAACAGCAGGTGTCCGCCGATCCAGTCTTCGGGCGGTATCACCGCCGTCAGGCACGATTCCGCGACGTCCGGGCTGTCAGTCCGCGCATAGCCGATCCGGTTGGATACCCGCAGTATGTGCGTGTCTACCGCGAAGGCCGGAACTCCAAATCCCATGGCGAGGATCACGTTGGCCGACTTGCGGCCGACACCGGGAAGCTCCATGAGGGCTTCGCGACCGGACGGGATGACCCCGTTGTGCAGATTCACCACGCGCCGGGCAAGTTCGCGGATGTTCTTCGCCTTGGTCCGGAAAAATCCCACGCTTTTAATGATTTTTTCAAGCTCCGAGATTCGCGCCGCGGCGAGGCTCGCGAAACCGGGGTACCGCTCGAATAACCGCGGCGTTACCGAGTTCACCTGTTTGTCGGTCGTCTGCGCCGAAAGCACGACGGCTATGGCGAGCTGATAGGGGCTTCCGTACTCGAGCGCCGGTTCCGGTCGACCGTAGTGCGCGGCAAGGGCGGCCACAATCCGCCCGGAACGCTCCGGAGTCATCGTTTCGGGACAGACGGGGTTTCCCGGGAGCCGTGTTCGCTCGCCCTTCATTGTCCGCTCGTTTCGCGCCGGCGCGTCATATCAGGGCTCCACGGAAGGTCACTGCACGGCCGCGGCAACGCGCTCGTGCTGGGCCGGGAAGGTCATGATGAACCGTGTTCCGAGCCCGGGGGTCGATTCGACGCTGATTGCCGCGTTGTGTTCGCGCAGTATCCTGCTGCTTATCGAAAGGCCGATACCCGTACCGCTTGCCCTGCGTTTGGTCGTAAAAAACGGCGACCAGATTTTTTTAATAATGTCCTCGGGGATGCCCGTACCGTTGTCTTCTATGAACAGACGGACATCGTCTCCGGCCTGCTCGGTGGCGAGGGTGATCCTTCCGGTGAATCCCTCGCCGGCGGTCTTCTGCCTGTCCACTATCGCGTCCCGCGCGTTAAGGAGGAGGTTGATTACCAGCTGCTCGATGCTGATCCTGTCGCCGTGGACTTTGTTGATGTTCTCGTTGAGCACCAGGATAAGGTCCACATGGTATTTCTTGAATTGCAGATTCACCAGGTCTATGGCGTCGAGCACGACGCGGTTGAGGTCGGTCATCTGCATATTCATTCCGCTGCGCCGCGAAAAATTCCTGATGTGGTCGATGATCGACGCCGATTTGTCCACGAGCGTGCAAATCTTCATGAGCGCGGACGCCGCCTCCAGGCCGTCGAATTCGTCGTAGTTTATATCGTCCAGCATGTTTTGCGCGATCGCCTTTATGCCGGTCAGGGGCTGGCTGAGCTCATGGGCGATACCGGTGGTGACCTCGGCCAGGCTTGCGTGCCGCGACATCTGCAATAGCTCGTCATCCCTCTCCTGCATCAGGGCCTTGAGCTGCTCGACCTTCTGTCTGAGGCGGGTGTTATTGTGGATGAGCCGCCGGCTAAGTTCGCGCGATTCCCTGAAGTGCACCGCTATCCGGATAATCCTGGCGTGATAGCTGTACAGAAAGAGAAGCGAGGTCATGGCCTGGACCAGCCCCACTCCCGCGGCGAAATAGTAGGGCGAGAGCGTGTATGCCGAGAGGGCGGAGGCGATCATGGCCGCGACAAGCGTAGCCTGCAGCACGAGGTAAATTTTTGCGGAGGCGAAGGTGCTGTTAAAGAAAAAGTACATGACCCAGGCGAAGAATACAATCAGCAGAAGCGGGGCAAGAACAAATGCATGATCGGAAAAGATGACGAAAAGCGCCATGAAGAGCGGAGAAAGCGCGGCAATCGTGCGAATCGGTGCGCGCGTCCTGGTTTTAACGTAATTCTGAATCATCAGGGTGTAGGTAAGAGGAAAAAGAGAAACGCCGGCAAACGACGCGAAAACCAGGGCGGCGGGCGGATCGACGCCTTCGAGGAGCAGGCAGCCCGGCAGAAGTACGGCGAGCGCCGAGAGGGAGGCGGCCAGAAATTCCATCGTAGTCCTGCGCCTCACAAAAAAAAGCATCGCGATGAATTCGAAAAGAATCGCGAAGAAGAGGAAACTGACGATGATTTTGACCGGGCTCATGACAGGGCGTTTGTCCGGCAACTTGTTATTTGACATTTGCCTTAACGGGTTTCAATATGTCAATAGCTTTTACCCCGGGGACGAGTATCCGGCGGATAACGCATGAATGACCTGGACGACAGAAAACGACGCTACCTGCTGCTCTTCGGACTTGCCGGGCCGTACGGCCCGGACGAACTCCAGGCGGCATATCGCACGCTGGCCAAGCTCAACCATCCCGACGTGGCGACTGACGCGGGCGCGGGCATGCGCATGGTGATCATCAACGAAGGGTACCGCTTTTTACGGGAGCTCCTGGACGGTGCGCAGGATCCCTTTCCGGCGGAAACCCCGGCGGACCCCTGCTACGACCGGTATCGGGTGGCGTTCAAGACCATGTCCTCGGCCTTCGATGACTACTTCGGCGAAGGAGGGCGAAAGGGGCTTGTCGGCGATCTGGAGGCGCTGCGCAGGCGGCTCTGCGAGGCCAAGGCGCAGTTCGCCGTGCTCGTCGACGACATGAAGTATAATCCCTATGTAGACGACGCGATCGACCGGATTGCGAGTATAAATAAATGGCTTGAGTGACAGAAAGTAGTTGAAAAAAATTGTCGCGCCGCCCCATGGTAGCATCAGATTATGACGCGATTATGCGCCTGTAGCTCAGTGGATAGAGCAATGGCCTCCGGAGCCATGTGTCGCACGTTCAACTCGTGTCAGGCGCACAGCAAGAGGGACGCGGCATGCCGCGTCCCTACCTGTTTCCCGGCCCCGCGCGCTCCAGATCCCGTTTCCTCTCGCGGACCCTGGCCAGGTGGCCGTTAATAATCCTGGCGTAATCCAGCTCGCCGCGTACGATCGAATAGCGCTCCGATTCGATGAATCCCAGGTCCGTTGTAAGCCTGTATTCGCTCGCCCGTCCGGCGTAACGGTGCGCCTCTTCCCAGTACGGCAACGCCTGGAGGTAGAACTGTTCGGCGATATCCAGGCTTTCGGCGATTTCCTTCGCGAAATCGAGGTTATAGAAATATATCTTTCGCTTGTCATAGCGCGCGGCGATCTTCATGTGGTCGCGCATTATAAGCATGTTGATGTGCATGAACATGAGGTTGCGGTACTTTGAATATTCGTCCTCGCTCTCTATTTTTATCAGCGCCTCGGATGGGTGGCGAAATTTACTCTCCAGGGCCGCCTTCATCCGCTCGATATTTTTTCGCAGGGAGTTCTCGTTGTAATACTGCTTCATGCCGTAGAGCAGGTAGTAGTCTTCGAGGTGATGCGGGACTGTTTTAAAATGGAGCCGCGATTTGGGAATATAGTCGGAGAAGGGCACGTACCGGTCCTTTTCCTCCTTAAAGTACTGGTACTGATAATCCTCAGGGCGCGCGCGGTCCGTCACCAGAAGCAAAACGAGCGAAAGGGCGGCATAAAGCGCTATTTTTCTCGTGATGTGTATCGTGTGCATGACGCCTGTAACCGGAGAACGGCCCCTTCTGTCCGGCCGGGGCGGATTCCCTTCATAATATCGACACATCAGGGCTGGAAATAAAGGACCGTTCAGGCCATGTGCTCGATGACGATCCTCACGCCGATAGCGATGAGGATGATACCACCGAAGCGCAGCACGCGCCTTCCCAGGAACTCGCCCGCCTTTTTCCCCAGCGCGATCCCCGTAACCGAAAAGAGCGCGCAGACCATGCCGATGATGATACTGGGAAGCATGATCGGCTTGCCCAGCACGCCGATGCTGAGGCCGACCGCCAGCGCGTCGATGCTGGTGGCGATTGAGAGGAGCACCAGGGTCCATCCGCGCGAGGGGTCGGCGGATGGAGCGCCCGTATTCTCCGGGGCGTATGAATCCCGTATCATCTTTATTCCTATGAAAGCCAGAACCGCCATCGCGATCCAGTGATCGAAATCGCGGATCAGGCCTTCGATGGAGACGCCCGCGAGGTAACCGATTACAGGCATGAGAAACTGGAATAGCCCGAAATGAAATGCCAGCCTGAAATAATGCCGGGGCGTCGGATGCTCTATCATCATGCCGGCCGCGATCGAAACCGAAAAGGCGTCCATGGCGAGGGCAACGGCTATGCCAGTGATGCTTATCAGATCCATACTCGACTCCGGTAATGCCCGTGCGCGCTCAGGCGTCTTCTTCGGTGAAGAAAAGCTCGATGTAGCGCTTGAGCGACAGCGCGTATTCGAGTTTGATGGTGGTCTCAACCACCCAGGTGGACTGGGAATAGCGCTCGAGCGCCTCCCTGAAATGATAGACGGCCTTCAGTACCATCGCCCCGCAGATATCGCGCTTGAGGAAGCCGCGGTTGTGCCGGTCGTAAAACAGTTCGCGGTGCGCGAGGT encodes the following:
- the prfA gene encoding peptide chain release factor 1, whose amino-acid sequence is MEGRLQEIAGRCAEIEDQLARPEIIRDNNRFRDLTREHSQIRPIAAKYDEYRRIKRELAESEEILKSEKDDDMRQMLRSEVALLRERIGTLDAELMVLLLPKDPNSGKNVIMEIRAGTGGEEAALFVADLFRMYGRYIDDRKWKLELFESNATGIGGYKEVVFSVSGAEAYDCLKYESGVHRVQRIPSTESGGRIHTSAVTVAVLPEAEESDVVIDPNDLRIDVYRSTGHGGQSVNTTDSAVRITHIPTNMVVTCQDEKSQLKNKTKALKVLRARLFERMEQERLAKEAREKRSQVGSGDRSERIRTYNFPQSRVTDHRIGLTVHALESFLEGGLDAMIDALRRHDIEQKLKTVTG
- the prmC gene encoding peptide chain release factor N(5)-glutamine methyltransferase gives rise to the protein MTIAEAVKEMTVRLEAANVESSALDAEVLLAHALGVGRYRLLVDAAAPVNSAKFNSCRRMVARRCAGEPVAYITGRKEFYSLEFLVTPDVLIPRPETELLVDMALYYAGPGASLLDLGTGSGAIAVAVRKNREDIKVDASDISAAALRIAKYNCRRIMGAMPIVFRVGDLFSPFEGRRFDIIASNPPYVDPALKPVLKREIGFEPEHALFADDHGRAVLRRIISSAESYLRPGGIVLLEIGHDMRDFLLEAGARAGYAVSVLNDLAGRPRVALLKR
- the nth gene encoding endonuclease III yields the protein MKGERTRLPGNPVCPETMTPERSGRIVAALAAHYGRPEPALEYGSPYQLAIAVVLSAQTTDKQVNSVTPRLFERYPGFASLAAARISELEKIIKSVGFFRTKAKNIRELARRVVNLHNGVIPSGREALMELPGVGRKSANVILAMGFGVPAFAVDTHILRVSNRIGYARTDSPDVAESCLTAVIPPEDWIGGHLLFITHGRVTCKARGPLCTRCPVSALCDFACGNP
- a CDS encoding ATP-binding protein — translated: MSPVKIIVSFLFFAILFEFIAMLFFVRRRTTMEFLAASLSALAVLLPGCLLLEGVDPPAALVFASFAGVSLFPLTYTLMIQNYVKTRTRAPIRTIAALSPLFMALFVIFSDHAFVLAPLLLIVFFAWVMYFFFNSTFASAKIYLVLQATLVAAMIASALSAYTLSPYYFAAGVGLVQAMTSLLFLYSYHARIIRIAVHFRESRELSRRLIHNNTRLRQKVEQLKALMQERDDELLQMSRHASLAEVTTGIAHELSQPLTGIKAIAQNMLDDINYDEFDGLEAASALMKICTLVDKSASIIDHIRNFSRRSGMNMQMTDLNRVVLDAIDLVNLQFKKYHVDLILVLNENINKVHGDRISIEQLVINLLLNARDAIVDRQKTAGEGFTGRITLATEQAGDDVRLFIEDNGTGIPEDIIKKIWSPFFTTKRRASGTGIGLSISSRILREHNAAISVESTPGLGTRFIMTFPAQHERVAAAVQ
- a CDS encoding manganese efflux pump MntP family protein produces the protein MDLISITGIAVALAMDAFSVSIAAGMMIEHPTPRHYFRLAFHFGLFQFLMPVIGYLAGVSIEGLIRDFDHWIAMAVLAFIGIKMIRDSYAPENTGAPSADPSRGWTLVLLSIATSIDALAVGLSIGVLGKPIMLPSIIIGMVCALFSVTGIALGKKAGEFLGRRVLRFGGIILIAIGVRIVIEHMA